Proteins from one Enoplosus armatus isolate fEnoArm2 chromosome 4, fEnoArm2.hap1, whole genome shotgun sequence genomic window:
- the lrrc74b gene encoding leucine-rich repeat-containing protein 74B has product MVHGRKLAKETLLPSVLEDDDADTESEKLQLGEQRVSGTEVDVRGPKDLRSSPDGNMLDGGEREGEEEEEEENEEEELGGEECVISDEDYDTDLELGDEEEAYDPTGQTCYMEACETLQVVPVSYFLRHMQNSELSLMHRGLGPQGTKALAVPLVTNTSILRLNLRNNWMEGMGGAAIAEMLKENCYITEVDLSDNNLGDYGARAIAGMLKENITLVSLNLSGNHFADRSAEHLGPALITNTKLQHLDLSHNALGERAGQNLGNSLSENTGLQSLSLSWNCIRGRGAVMLANGLGGNIFLRTVDLSFNGFGKEGAIALGQALRENAVLEELNVSNNRIPPEGAIRLAMGLKVNKTIKSLNMGRNPIQSAGCYGILKSIQENPDSAMEALDLSDITVNQDFEDLYTAVKEIFPALTVNHGGRIGTFRKGKSLKSVFV; this is encoded by the exons ATGGTTCATGGGAGGAAGTTGGCCAAGGAGACGCTGCTGCCTTCTGTGCTGGAAGACGATGACGCAGACACAGAAAgtgagaagctgcagctggGGGAG CAAAGAGTGAGCGGGACAGAGGTCGACGTGCGTGGGCCAAAGGACCTACGCTCAAGCCCTGACGGGAACATGCTAGACGGAGGTGAAagagagggtgaagaggaagaggaggaggagaatgaggaggaggagctgggaggagaggagtgtgtgatCTCTGATGAGGACTACGACACAGATTTGGAGCTCGGAG ATGAGGAGGAAGCATATGACCCGACGGGGCAGACGTGCTACATGGAGGCGTGTGAAACGTTACAGGTGGTACCTGTCTCTTACTTCCTGCGGCACATGCAAAATAGCGAGCTGTCCTTGATGCATCGTGGGCTGGGCCCTCAG ggcaCCAAAGCACTGGCGGTTCCCCTGGTAACCAACACTTCAATACTGAGGCTGAACCTGCGAAATAATTGGATGGAAGGAATGGGCGGAGCTGCTATAGCCGAGATGTTAAAGGAAAATTGTTACATTACAG AGGTGGACCTATCCGACAACAATCTCGGGGATTATGGGGCCAGAGCCATAGCTGGTATGCTTAAGGAGAACATCACCCTGGTGAGCCTCAATCTGTCAGGAAACCATTTTGCAGACCGGTCCGCCGAACACCTCGGCCCAGCACTGATCACCAACACCAAGCTACAGCACCTCGACCTCAGCCACAACGCTCTAGGAGAGCGTGCAG GGCAAAACCTGGGAAACTCTCTCTCAGAGAACACAGGGTTGCAATCACTAAGTCTGTCCTGGAACTGCATTCGAGGAAGAGGAGCTGTGATGTTGGCCAATGGCCTCGGG GGAAACATTTTCCTTAGAACTGTGGATTTGTCATTTAACGGCTTTGGTAAAGAAGGAGCCATCGCTTTAGGACAGGCTCTGAGAGAGAACGCCGTTTTGGAGGAGTTGAATGTGAG TAACAACCGAATACCCCCTGAAGGAGCCATCCGCCTTGCCATGGGCCTCAAAGTAAACAAGACAATCAAATCCCTGAAT ATGGGTAGGAACCCCATCCAGAGTGCTGGGTGCTATGGGATCCTCAAGTCTATACAGGAAAACCCAGATTCAGCCATGGAGGCATTAGACCTTTCG GACATCACAGTGAACCAGGATTTTGAAGACTTGTATACGGCAGTGAAAGAAATATTCCCTGCGCTTACAGTAAATCACGGGGGCAGAATTGGCACATTCAGAAAAGGCAAAAGcttgaaaagtgtttttgtgtaa
- the nipsnap1 gene encoding protein NipSnap homolog 1 encodes MATTSCVWSKGQTLSRYPLTLQRATRRISESSDKGWFRSLFVHKVDARKDAHSNLLSKKETSNLYKIQFHNVKPECLEAYNSLEAEVQNRLHQDPDYPCEVVGSWNTWYGEQDQAVHLWRYRGGYPALTECLKKLNNNKEYLEFRKERAKMLISRRNQLLLEFSFWNEPLPKPGPSIYEMRTYHLKPGTMIEWGNHWARAIKYRQENNEAVGGFFSQIGDLYVVHHLWAYESLQSREETRNSAWLKEGWDANVYYTVPLIRSMESRIMIPTKSSPLQ; translated from the exons ATGGCGACGACTAGTTGTGTGTGGTCTAAAGGACAGACGTTGTCCAGGTACCCTTTGACTCTGCAGCGAGCGACCAG GAGGATTTCAGAGAGCAGCGACAAAGGCTGGTTCCGTTCCTTATTTGTGCACAAAGTCGATGCCAGGAAAGATGCCCACTCCAACCTGCTGTCAAAGAAAGAGACCAGCAACCTGTATAAAATTCAAT ttcacaACGTCAAACCAGAGTGCCTGGAAGCATACAACAGTCTAGA GGCTGAGGTGCAAAACAGGCTCCATCAGGACCCAGACTACCCATGTGAGGTAGTGGGAAGCTGGAATACCTGGTACGGAGAACAGGACCAAGCTG tgcaTCTATGGCGATACAGAGGAGGTTACCCAGCCTTGACTGAATGCCTGAAGAAGCTGAACAATAACAAG GAGTATTTAGAGTTTAGGAAAGAGAGGGCGAAAATGTTGATTTCAAGGCGAAATCAGCTCCTCCTGGAGTTCAGTTTCTGGAATGAACCCTTGCCCAAACCAGGACCGAGCATCTATGAAATGCGCACCTATCACCTCAAG CCAGGAACTATGATTGAATGGGGAAACCACTG GGCGAGGGCAATCAAGTACAGACAGGAAAACAACGAAGCAGTGGGCGGGTTCTTCTCACAGATCGGCGACTTATACGTTGTTCATCATTTGTGGG cttatGAAAGCCTCCAGTCCCGGGAGGAGACCAGGAACTCTGCCTGGCTGAAGGAGGGATGGGATGCAAATGTGTATTATACAG TGCCTTTGATCAGAAGCATGGAGTCTAGAATAATGATTCCCACCAAGAGTTCACCTTTACAATAA
- the castor1 gene encoding cytosolic arginine sensor for mTORC1 subunit 1, which yields MDLHILDHRLRVTSISKNGLVNFTHPLIKLIFLRNRTRCKFFSLTETPENYTVVLDEEGFKELQPSEHLKVEGSIWLPLNVVSNGNASSSSQAVGVTKIAKSVIAPLAQQHVSVFMLSTYQTDFILVREKDLSVVISTLEEEFNIYKEVGGESVPMLCQDVSNGLQKNGKEAMQPTVHPVLIPQNQFCVMSLDPDTLPSIATTLIDVLFYSSSPKEDAQSSPSQDLDCIKFFSFSLIDGYISLVMDTEAQRQFPADLLFTSSSGELWRMVRIGGQPLGFDECGIVAQISQPLADSDISAYYISTFSFDHALVPEEDIVSVTGMLQHQRKEPAAS from the exons ATGGACTTGCACATATTGGACCACAGGCTACGGGTCACCAGCATATCCAAGAATGGGCTGGTGAATTTCACACACCCCCTGATTAAACTGATATTTCTCCGGAACAGGACACG ATGCAAGTTTTTCAGTCTGACGGAGACACCAGAGAACTACACAGTTGTCCTTGACGAGGAAGGATTCAAAG AGCTCCAGCCCTCAGAGCATCTCAAGGTTGAAGGCTCCATCTGGCTGCCGCTCAACGTTGTCTCCAATGGCAACGCCTCCAGCAGCTCTCAGGCTGTTGGGGTGACCAAGATCGCCAAGTCGGTCATCGCCCCTCTGGCCCAGCAGCACGTCTCTGTCTTCATGCTCTCCACTTATCAGACCGACTTCATCCTG gtgagagagaaagacctgTCTGTAGTCATCAGCACTCTGGAGGAGGAGTTCAATATCTAcaaggaggtgggaggagagtCTGTCCCTATGCTGTGTCAGGATGTCTCCAACGGCCTCCAGAAGAACGGCAAAGAAG CTATGCAGCCTACAGTTCACCCGGTGCTGATCCCCCAGAACCAGTTCTGTGTCATGTCTCTGGACCCGGACACACTGCCGTCCATCGCCACCACACTCATCGACGTCCTCTTTTATTCCAGCAG TCCTAAAGAGGATGCTCAGTCGTCTCCCAGCCAGGACTTGGACTGTATCAagttcttctccttctccctcatcgATGGCTACATCTCACTGGTGATGGACACTGAGGCTCAGAGACA GTTTCCTGCTGATCTTCTCTTCACCAGCTCCTCCGGGGAGCTGTGGAGAATGGTTCGTATAGGGGGACAACCACTGGGATTTG ATGAATGTGGTATAGTTGCCcagatatctcagcctctggcCGACAGCGACATCTCTGCCTATTACATAAGCACCTTCAGCTTCGACCACGCTCTG